GCGACCGGAACCGCCCGTCATCTCAATCGCCATCAACCGATTAGCGGCCCTGAACGTGCGGCCTGGCGCGGCGGGCCGCTCGGGCACGGGACTTGCGACCTTCGGGCATCGGGCGAAGTCCGCCATCCCAACGGAGTCACGACTTCATGGACGCACTGGACCTGGCGCGCTGGCAGTTCGGGGTCACGACGGTCTACCACTTCTTCTTCGTACCGCTCACCTTGGGCCTCGTCTGGGTGGTGGCCATCCTCCACACCGCCTGGGTCGTGACGGGGCAGGACGTCTACAAGCGGATGACGAAGTTCTGGGGCAAGCTCTTCCTCATCAATTTCGCCATGGGGGTCGTGACCGGCATCGTGCAGGAGTTCCAGTTCGGCATGAACTGGTCCGAGTACTCCCGCTACGTCGGCGACGTCTTCGGCGCACCCCTCGCCATCGAAGCTCTGCTCGCGTTCTTCCTCGAGTCGACTTTCCTCGGCATCTGGATCTTCGGGTGGGACAAGCTGCCGAAGAAGGTACATCTCGCGTCGATCTGGCTCGTGGCGGTCGGCTCGAATCTCTCGGCCTACTGGATTCTCGTGGCCAACTCCTTCATGCAGCAGCCGATGGGCTACGTGCTGCGCAACGGCCGCGCGGAGATGGAGAGTTTCTGGACGCTCATCACGAATCCGCACGTCTTCGTCCAGTTCCCGCACGTGATCGCGGGCGCCATGGCCACCGCGGGCTTCTTCGTGCTCGGGATCAGCGCCTGGCACCTGCTGCGGACGCGCGACGAGGAGAACCGCGACGCCTTCCGCCGCTCGTTCCGGTTCGGCGGCGTGTACGCGCTGGTGGCGACGATCGCCGTCATGGCGGTCGGGCACACGCAGGCGCAGTACATGATGAAGGTCCAGCCGATGAAGATGGCCGCGGCGGAGGCCCTGTGGGAGACCGAGAACCCCGCCGCCATGTCGCTCTTCACCTGGGGTGACGAGCCCCAGCGCCGCGACGTCTTCGCGGTGAAGGTGCCGGGACTGCTCAGCTTCCTCGCGTACAACCGTTTCGATGGCGAGGTGAAGGGGATCAAGGAGCTCGACGCGATGTACCAGGCCCAGTACGGGCCGGGCAGCTACGCGCCGCCCGTGAAGTGGACCTACTGGACGTTCCGCCTGATGGTGGGCGCCGGCGTGCTGATGCTGCTCTTCGGCGCCTGGGCGGTCTTCACCATCGTCCGCGAGCGCTTCGAGCAGCGACCGCTCATGCTGCGCCTGCTCGTCTGGGCGATCGCGCTGCCGTACATCGCCAACTCCACCGGCTGGATCTTCACCGAGATCGGGCGCCAGCCCTGGATCGTGTACGGACTCCAGAAGACGGCCGACGCCGTCTCACCCACGGTCACCGCCGCCGAGGTGGCCTTCTCGCTCTTCGTCTTCACCGCGCTCTACGGGGCGCTGATGGGCGCCGATATCTACCTGCTGCGCAAGTACGCGAAGGCGGGTATCACCAACCCCGACCTCCACGGCGCCGTGGACGTCGAGCCGATGACCGAGCCGGTTCGCCTCTGAGGAGCACGCGTCATGGCCATGGACCTCAACACGCTCTGGTTCGTCCTCATCGCCGTCCTCTTCATCGGCTTCTTCGTCCTCGAGGGGTTCGACTTCGGCGTCGGCATCCTCCTGCCGTTCCTCGGTCACGACGACGGCGAACGCCGGCGCATCATCAACACCGTGGGCCCGTTCTGGGACGGCAACGAGGTGTGGATCCTCACGGCGGGCGGCGCGATGTTCGCGGCGTTCCCGCACTGGTACGCCACGCTCTTCAGCGGGTTCTATCTCGCGCTGCTGCTCATGCTCGTCGCGATGATCGTGCGCGGCGTGGCCTTCGAGTTCCGCAGCAAGGACAAGCACCCGACGTGGCGCCTGACGTGGGACTGGATGCTCTTCGTCGGCAGCGCCGTGCCGGCCCTGCTCTGGGGCGTGGCGCTCGGCAACCTGCTGATGGGCGTGCCCATCGACGCCGACAAGCACTACGTCGGCGGCTTCTTCGATCTGCTCGGGCCCTACACGCTCGTGTGCGGCCTCACGTCGCTCGCCGTCTTCACGACGCACGGCGCGATCTTCCTCCACCTCAAGAGCACCGACCCGATCAAGGCGCGCGCGATGCGGGTCATCAGGACCGTCGGTCCCGGGGCCACCGTGCTCGTCGGCTTCTTCGTCGTCGCCACCTATCTCTGGACCGACGCCTTCGCAGGCCTGGGGGTCAACCCGGGGCTCGTGCCGGTCTTCGCGATTGGCGCGATGCTCGCGGCCGGCGCCTTCGTGCACCGGGAGCGCATGGGGTGGGCGTTTGGCATGACGTGCGCCGCGATGGCGCTCGCGGTCCTCACGATCTTCCTGTCGCTCTACCCGCGGGTGATGGTGTCGAGCCTCGACCCGGAGTGGAGCCTGACGATCTACAATGCCTCGTCCACCCCGTACACGCTGGGCGTGATGAGCGTCGTCGCGCTCGTCTTCGTGCCGATCGTACTGCTCTACCAGGGCTGGACCTACTGGGTGTTCCGTCATCGGGTCACCGCGGAGACGAAGCTGGAGTACTGACAGGCTGCAGGCGACAGGCGACAGGCGACAGGCTGCAGGCGACAGGCTGCCGGCTGACTCATGCTCCTCCATCGACGACTCGTGCCGGGCGCGGGCCGGGCACGCCGCGACCTCCTCGCCGCCATCGTCCTGGGCGCCCTCGCGGGCGCCATCCTCGTCTTCCAGGCCGCCCTCCTCGCGAGGATCGTCGATCGCGTCTTCCTGCACGGTGACGACCTGGGCCCGGTAGCCCGCGTGCTGGGCCTGCTCGCCGGCGTGGCGCTGCTGCGCGCGGTGCTCACGTGGGCCACCGAGGTGCTGGCCCGCCGGGCCGCCGCGTCGGTGAAAGCCGACCTGCGCCACGAGCTCGCCCGCGCGGTCGTCGCGCGCGGTCCCGCGGCCGCCTCGCGCCAGTCGGTGGGTGAGATCGCGACGATCCTCGGCTCGGGCCTCGACGCCGTCGACGCCTACGTCGCCCAGTATCTGCCCCAGGCCGCGCTCGCTCTGATCGTTCCCGGTTTCGTGCTGGCCGTGGTGCTCTTCGTCGATCCCCTGTCGGCGCTCGTGCTCGCCGTCACGTTTCCGCTGATCCCGCTCTTCATGTATCTGGTCGGCAGCTCCGCCGACATCCGCGCCCGGCGCCAGTGGACCGAAATGACGCGCCTCGGCGCGCGCTTCCTCGACGCGCTTCAGGCGCTGCCGACGCTGCGGGCCTTCGGCCGGGCGGACCAGGAGACGCGGACCGTGGCGGCGATCTCCGACCGCTTCCGCACCCTCACCATGAGCGTGTTGCGGCTGGCGTTCGTGTCGTCGCTCGTGCTGGAGCTGCTGGCGACGCTCGGCACGGCCATCGTGGCGGTGGAGGTCGGGCTGCGGCTGCTCTACGCGAGGCTGGCGTTCTTCGACGCGCTCTTCGTGCTGCTGCTCGCGCCCGAGTTCTACCGCCCGCTGCGCGCGCTCGGCGCGGCCTTTCACGCGGGCATGGCCGGCCGGGAGGCCGCGGCGCACGTCGATCGCTGGCTCGGCGAGGGCCGGGCCGCAGAGGCTCGCGCCGTGCGATCGACCCGAGCGGCCGCGGCGGCCGGACATCCAGCGGCGGCGCCGAGGATCGCCTTCGAGCGGGTGAGCGTGCACTACGGCCCCGACCGGCCTCCCGCGCTCGACGGGGTGGCGTTCGAGATGGCGTCGGGCACGACAACCGCGCTCGTCGGTCCGAGCGGCGCGGGCAAGACCACCGTGGCCAACCTCCTGCTGCGGTTCGTCGAGGCGCAGGCCGGCCGCATCCTGGTCGACGGCGTGCCGCTCGACCGCCTCGACGCCCAGGCATGGCGGGCCCGCGTCGCCTGGGTCCCACAGCAGCCGCACCTCTTCCACGGCACGCTCCGCGACAACGTCCTGCTGGCGCGGCCGGGGGCCTCCGACGAGGATTTGCGGCGCGCTGCCTCGCTGGCGCACGTCGACGAATTCGTCGCGCGGCTGCCGCTGGGGTGGGCAACGCCCGTCGGCGAGCGGGGCGCGCGGCTCTCGGGCGGTCAGCGCCAGCGCGTGGCGCTCGCACGGGCGTTTCTGCGCGACGCCCCCCTCGTCGTGCTCGATGAGCCGACCGCGCAACTCGACGCCGAACACGAGGCCCTGATCGTCGAGGCCATGGCCGCCCTGCGACGCGGCCGAACCTGCTTGCTCGTGGCTCACCGCCTCACGACGGTGTTCGACGCCGACCTCGTCGTGCTGCTCTCGGGGGGCCGCGTCGTCGAACGGGGGACTCCTCGCGACCTGCTGGCGCACGGCCAGGTCTACGCCCGTCTCGTCGAGGCGTACGGAGGCGGCGCGTGACGCCCGACCTCGGCCGGCTCGTCGCGCTCGTGCGGCCGTGGTGGCGGGGGCTGGCGCTCGGGGTGACCCTGCAATGGGCCACCGTGACGGCCAGCCTCGGCCTCATGGCCACCTCGGCCTGGCTCATTGCGACGGCCGGGCTTCATCCGTCGATTGCCGTCGTCCAGGTCGCGGTCGTCGGTGTCCGTTTCTTCGGCATCTCGAGGGGCGTCGTCCGGTATCTGGAACGGCTGGTGACCCACGACGTCACGCTGAAGCTGCTCGCGACGCTCCGCGTGGCCGTGTTCACGCGGCTCGTGCCGCTCGCACCGGCCCGCCTCGCGAACGAGCGGAGCGGCGACGTGCTCGGCCGGCTCGTCGGCGACATCGAGACGCTCGACCAGTTCTACCTCCGGGTCGCGGGCCCCGCCGCGAGCGCGCTCCTCGTGGCACTGACCACGGGCCTCCTGCTGCTGCCGTTCGATCCGGCCCTGTCGGCTGCGGCACTCGTCGGGCTCGCCTGCGGCGGGCTCCTGGCCCCGTGGCTTGCGTGGCGTCTCGGCCAGCATCACGCCGCCGCCGTCGTCGGTCACCGGGCGGCGCTCGAGGCCGCCGCCGTGGACGGCGTGCAGGGCGTCGCGGAACTCGTCGCGTTCGGCCGGGAGGCGAATCACCTCGAGGCGCTTCGCGCCACGGGATGGCAGGCTGCGCGCGCGGAAGTCGCCAGCGCCCGGGGTGGGGCGGCCGGCACCGCGTTCGGCGCCTGCTCCGCCGACCTGGCGGTCGTGGCGCTGATGGTCCTGGCGATTCCCCTCGTCGGACGGGGCGACCTGCAGGGCGTGAACCTCGCCGTGGTCGCACTGGCCACGCTCGCGGCGTTCGAGGCGGTGGCCATGCTGCCGGCTGCCGCGCAGCAGCTCGGCGCGAGTCGCGAGGCCGCGCGCCGCGTGTTCGCGCTGCTCGACGCGCCGCCAGCCGTCAGCCGGCCGACGACGGCCCTGCCGGCTCCCGAGGGCCGGCGCCTGTCGGTACGTGGACTGTCGTTTGCCTATGCCCCCGGCGAGCCGCGCGTCCTCGACGAGGTCACCTTCGACCTCGGCCCGGGTCGGCTCGTGGCGATCGTCGGGCCCAGCGGAGCGGGGAAGTCGACGCTCGCCACCGTGCTGCTGCGTTTCTGGGATGTGCCAGCCGGCACGGTGTCGATCGACGGCGTCGACGTGCGTGGCCTCGATCCCGACCAGGTGCGGGAGCGGTTCGCCTATGCCGGGCAGCGTGCCGACCTGCTCACGGGGACGCTTGCCGAGAACCTGCGCGTCGGACGGCCCGACGCGCCGGATGCCGCGCTCGAGGCCGCGCTCGAGCGCGTCGGCCTCGGCGTCTGGCTCCACACATTGCCGGCGGGCCTGACGACCTCGCTCGGCGAGCAGGGGCAGGCGTTGTCTGGCGGTGAGCGGCAGCGGGTCGCACTGGCCCGGGCGCTGCTGAGACCCGCGCCCTTCCTCCTGCTCGACGAGCCGACCGCGCATGTCGACGCCGCCGCCGGGCAGATGTTGATGAGGGAGATCCGGCGCGAGGCCACGATGCGGAGCGCGCTCGTCATCACGCACCGGCTCGTCGGGCTCGAGGCGGCCGACGAGATCCTCGTGCTCGCCGACGGCCGGGTCGCCGAGCGCGGCGACTTCGCTTCGCTGGTGGCGGCCAACGGGCGGTTCCGGCGGATGCTCGATCGCCAGCGCGCGGCGCGGGTCGTGGACCTGTTGTGACCCCGACTAGCGCGAAGCTTCAGCTTCGTACCACCGGGATCACGGTCTCGCGTACAATGCCCGCGTCATGTCTGAGACGCCGGCCCGCGCGGGCGTCGTCGCGCTCGTCGGGCGGCCGAACGCCGGCAAATCGACGCTGCTCAACCGCCTCGTCGGCACCAAGCTCGCCATCGTCTCCGACAAGCCGCAGACGACGCGAAACCGCATCGTCGGGGTGAAGACGCTCGACGCCGGACAGATCGTCTACCTCGACACGCCGGGCATCCACCGTCCGCTGCACCGCATGAACGTGCGGATGGTCGACGCCGCGGTCGATGCGTTGCGCGAGGTCGACCTCGTCGCCCTCGTGGTCGATGCCTCGGGCCCCATGGGCGGTGGTGACCGGTATGTCGTGCAGCTGCTCACCGGCCTGGCGACCCCCGTCGTGCTGGTGCTCAACAAGGTCGATCTCGTCGAGAAGCCGACGCTCCTCCCCTTGATCGATGCCTACCGGGGCCTGCACGCCTTCGCCGGGATCGTGCCGGTGTCGGCGCTGACGGGCGACGGCGTCGACCGGCTCGAGGCCGTGCTGCTCGGGCGGCTGCCGGAAGGACCGCCGCTCTACCCCGACGACTATCTCACCGACCAGCCGGAACGGTTCTTCGCCGCCGAGATCGTTCGCGAGAAGCTGCTGCACCACACCCGCGACGAGCTGCCGTTCACGACGGCCGTCGTCGTCGACCGCTTCGAAGAGCCGGACGAACACGGCCTCCTGCGCCTCTACTGCACCATCCTCGTCGAACACGCCTCTCAGAAGCCGATCGTCATCGGCCGGCGCGGCGAGGGGATCAAGCGGATCGGCACCGAGGCCCGTCGCGAGCTCGAGGCGTTCTTCGCGTCGCGCGTCTACCTCGATCTCCACGTGAAGGTGAAAGCCGACTGGCGCGAAGACGACCGCGTGCTGCGCGATCTCGGCCTCTCACCGCGGCACCGCGAGTGACCCCGACCGGGGAGCGGTGTGTTACCCTCGACGGCTGGCACTCGTTGGTTTCGACCATCCAAATCAGCACGATGGGCCGTTCATGGCTACTCACCGCAAGCTCGATGTCGTCCTTGATTCGGTCAGGCGCCTGCAGCGTATGGGGGCGACCGCCAACCTGCTGAACCTGCTGCAGAAGCAGCATCCCGCCGACCTCGCCCAGATCCTCGGCGAACTGCCGAATCGCGACCGGCACGCCGTGTTCAACGTGCTGTGCGAGCGCCACGGGCGCCTCGCGATGGAGGCCCTGAGCGAACTCGGGCCGGAATCGGGCGCCGAGCTGCTGTCGGATCGTCCGCCGGAGGAGATCGCCCGCCTGGTCCAGGAACTGCCGACCGACGACGCCGCGGCCCTGGTCGACAACCTCCCCAAGGACCTTTCGGCGGCGGTGCTCGAGCTGATGCGCCGCAAGGAGGGTGGCGAGGTCGAGAACCTGCTCGAGTACGCCGAGCAGACGGCGGGCCGCATCATGAACCCGAATGTCTTCGCGCTGGCCGAGGACATGACGGTTGGCGAGGCGGTGGCCCAGCTCCAGGCGGCGCGCGACGTCGAGATGGTCTTCTATCTCTACGTCGTCGACAGCCGCCGCCATCTCGTCGGGGTGGTCTCGCTGCGCCGCCTGCTGCTCGTCTCGCCCGAGACGCCGCTCAAGCGGATCATGACGGCCGACCTGATGAGTGTCCGTGTCGACACGGACCAGGAGGAGGTCGCGCGCCAGGTCGCGTCGTACAACCTGCTCGCCATTCCGGTCGTCGACGAAGAGAACAAGCTCGTCGGCGTCATCACCGTCGACGACGTCATCGACGTCATCAAGGACGAGGCGACCGAGGACATCTATCGCCTGGCCGGCGTGGCCACCGA
The Acidobacteriota bacterium DNA segment above includes these coding regions:
- a CDS encoding cytochrome ubiquinol oxidase subunit I, with product MDALDLARWQFGVTTVYHFFFVPLTLGLVWVVAILHTAWVVTGQDVYKRMTKFWGKLFLINFAMGVVTGIVQEFQFGMNWSEYSRYVGDVFGAPLAIEALLAFFLESTFLGIWIFGWDKLPKKVHLASIWLVAVGSNLSAYWILVANSFMQQPMGYVLRNGRAEMESFWTLITNPHVFVQFPHVIAGAMATAGFFVLGISAWHLLRTRDEENRDAFRRSFRFGGVYALVATIAVMAVGHTQAQYMMKVQPMKMAAAEALWETENPAAMSLFTWGDEPQRRDVFAVKVPGLLSFLAYNRFDGEVKGIKELDAMYQAQYGPGSYAPPVKWTYWTFRLMVGAGVLMLLFGAWAVFTIVRERFEQRPLMLRLLVWAIALPYIANSTGWIFTEIGRQPWIVYGLQKTADAVSPTVTAAEVAFSLFVFTALYGALMGADIYLLRKYAKAGITNPDLHGAVDVEPMTEPVRL
- the cydB gene encoding cytochrome d ubiquinol oxidase subunit II, with product MDLNTLWFVLIAVLFIGFFVLEGFDFGVGILLPFLGHDDGERRRIINTVGPFWDGNEVWILTAGGAMFAAFPHWYATLFSGFYLALLLMLVAMIVRGVAFEFRSKDKHPTWRLTWDWMLFVGSAVPALLWGVALGNLLMGVPIDADKHYVGGFFDLLGPYTLVCGLTSLAVFTTHGAIFLHLKSTDPIKARAMRVIRTVGPGATVLVGFFVVATYLWTDAFAGLGVNPGLVPVFAIGAMLAAGAFVHRERMGWAFGMTCAAMALAVLTIFLSLYPRVMVSSLDPEWSLTIYNASSTPYTLGVMSVVALVFVPIVLLYQGWTYWVFRHRVTAETKLEY
- the cydD gene encoding thiol reductant ABC exporter subunit CydD codes for the protein MLLHRRLVPGAGRARRDLLAAIVLGALAGAILVFQAALLARIVDRVFLHGDDLGPVARVLGLLAGVALLRAVLTWATEVLARRAAASVKADLRHELARAVVARGPAAASRQSVGEIATILGSGLDAVDAYVAQYLPQAALALIVPGFVLAVVLFVDPLSALVLAVTFPLIPLFMYLVGSSADIRARRQWTEMTRLGARFLDALQALPTLRAFGRADQETRTVAAISDRFRTLTMSVLRLAFVSSLVLELLATLGTAIVAVEVGLRLLYARLAFFDALFVLLLAPEFYRPLRALGAAFHAGMAGREAAAHVDRWLGEGRAAEARAVRSTRAAAAAGHPAAAPRIAFERVSVHYGPDRPPALDGVAFEMASGTTTALVGPSGAGKTTVANLLLRFVEAQAGRILVDGVPLDRLDAQAWRARVAWVPQQPHLFHGTLRDNVLLARPGASDEDLRRAASLAHVDEFVARLPLGWATPVGERGARLSGGQRQRVALARAFLRDAPLVVLDEPTAQLDAEHEALIVEAMAALRRGRTCLLVAHRLTTVFDADLVVLLSGGRVVERGTPRDLLAHGQVYARLVEAYGGGA
- the cydC gene encoding thiol reductant ABC exporter subunit CydC, with protein sequence MTPDLGRLVALVRPWWRGLALGVTLQWATVTASLGLMATSAWLIATAGLHPSIAVVQVAVVGVRFFGISRGVVRYLERLVTHDVTLKLLATLRVAVFTRLVPLAPARLANERSGDVLGRLVGDIETLDQFYLRVAGPAASALLVALTTGLLLLPFDPALSAAALVGLACGGLLAPWLAWRLGQHHAAAVVGHRAALEAAAVDGVQGVAELVAFGREANHLEALRATGWQAARAEVASARGGAAGTAFGACSADLAVVALMVLAIPLVGRGDLQGVNLAVVALATLAAFEAVAMLPAAAQQLGASREAARRVFALLDAPPAVSRPTTALPAPEGRRLSVRGLSFAYAPGEPRVLDEVTFDLGPGRLVAIVGPSGAGKSTLATVLLRFWDVPAGTVSIDGVDVRGLDPDQVRERFAYAGQRADLLTGTLAENLRVGRPDAPDAALEAALERVGLGVWLHTLPAGLTTSLGEQGQALSGGERQRVALARALLRPAPFLLLDEPTAHVDAAAGQMLMREIRREATMRSALVITHRLVGLEAADEILVLADGRVAERGDFASLVAANGRFRRMLDRQRAARVVDLL
- the era gene encoding GTPase Era codes for the protein MSETPARAGVVALVGRPNAGKSTLLNRLVGTKLAIVSDKPQTTRNRIVGVKTLDAGQIVYLDTPGIHRPLHRMNVRMVDAAVDALREVDLVALVVDASGPMGGGDRYVVQLLTGLATPVVLVLNKVDLVEKPTLLPLIDAYRGLHAFAGIVPVSALTGDGVDRLEAVLLGRLPEGPPLYPDDYLTDQPERFFAAEIVREKLLHHTRDELPFTTAVVVDRFEEPDEHGLLRLYCTILVEHASQKPIVIGRRGEGIKRIGTEARRELEAFFASRVYLDLHVKVKADWREDDRVLRDLGLSPRHRE
- the mgtE gene encoding magnesium transporter, with protein sequence MGATANLLNLLQKQHPADLAQILGELPNRDRHAVFNVLCERHGRLAMEALSELGPESGAELLSDRPPEEIARLVQELPTDDAAALVDNLPKDLSAAVLELMRRKEGGEVENLLEYAEQTAGRIMNPNVFALAEDMTVGEAVAQLQAARDVEMVFYLYVVDSRRHLVGVVSLRRLLLVSPETPLKRIMTADLMSVRVDTDQEEVARQVASYNLLAIPVVDEENKLVGVITVDDVIDVIKDEATEDIYRLAGVATDERVFTPPTESLKKRLPWLFVNLGTAFLAASVVKIFEGTISQVVALAVFMPVVAGMGGNAATQTLTVIVRGIALGELTWSNTRKALMKEALVGIGNGVALGALAATATSLMQGDPALGLVLGLAMIINMFVAATAGTLIPVTLRALKIDPALASSVFITTLTDMFGFLSFLGLGTLFLKYLQQAG